One window from the genome of Hyalangium ruber encodes:
- the ychF gene encoding redox-regulated ATPase YchF, which translates to MALSIGIVGLPNVGKSTLFNALSAAGAQAANYPFCTIEPNVGVVPVPDERLDKLSALIKPLKKIPTSLEFVDIAGLVRGASKGEGLGNQFLANIRQVDAVLHVLRCFEDDNVTHVEGGVNPVRDRDVVDTELCLKDLETVEKRRERAQRNAKMGGKAGDEAKAELALLDKVKAGLDAGITVRGQKLNADEHAAIRELFLLTDKPVLYVANISEGQIGKEDESPHVRSVKEMATKEGAEVVVLAAAMEAEIQQLPEEERPGFLESAGLSEPGLHKVVRAGYKLLGLQTYFTVGEQECRAWTILKGYKAPQAAGVIHSDFERGFIKAEVMRWEDLIKLGSESAVKEKGLLRVEGKEYVVQDGDCMHFRFNV; encoded by the coding sequence ATGGCGCTCTCCATCGGAATCGTCGGCTTGCCCAACGTGGGCAAGTCCACCCTCTTCAATGCCCTGTCCGCCGCGGGCGCGCAGGCGGCCAACTACCCGTTCTGCACCATCGAGCCGAACGTGGGCGTGGTGCCGGTGCCGGATGAGCGGCTGGACAAGCTGTCGGCCCTCATCAAGCCGCTGAAGAAGATCCCCACCTCGCTGGAGTTCGTGGACATCGCGGGCCTGGTGCGCGGCGCCTCCAAGGGCGAGGGCCTGGGCAACCAGTTCCTGGCCAACATCCGCCAGGTGGACGCGGTGCTGCACGTGCTGCGCTGCTTCGAGGACGACAACGTCACCCACGTCGAAGGCGGCGTGAACCCGGTGCGGGACCGGGACGTGGTCGACACGGAGCTGTGCCTCAAGGACCTGGAGACGGTGGAGAAGCGCCGCGAGCGCGCCCAGCGCAACGCGAAGATGGGCGGCAAGGCGGGCGATGAGGCCAAGGCGGAGCTGGCGCTGCTGGACAAGGTGAAGGCGGGGCTGGACGCGGGGATTACGGTGCGCGGGCAGAAGCTCAATGCCGACGAGCACGCCGCCATCCGCGAGCTGTTCCTGCTGACGGACAAGCCGGTGCTGTACGTGGCGAACATCTCCGAGGGGCAGATCGGCAAGGAGGATGAGTCGCCGCACGTGCGCTCCGTGAAGGAGATGGCCACCAAGGAAGGCGCCGAGGTGGTGGTGCTGGCGGCGGCGATGGAGGCGGAGATCCAGCAGCTCCCCGAGGAGGAGCGGCCGGGCTTCCTGGAGAGCGCGGGGCTGAGCGAGCCGGGCCTGCACAAGGTGGTGCGGGCGGGCTACAAGCTGCTGGGCCTGCAGACGTACTTCACGGTGGGCGAGCAGGAGTGCCGCGCCTGGACGATCCTCAAGGGCTACAAGGCCCCGCAGGCGGCCGGCGTCATCCACTCGGACTTCGAGCGCGGCTTCATCAAGGCCGAGGTGATGCGCTGGGAGGACCTCATCAAGCTCGGCAGCGAGAGCGCGGTGAAGGAGAAGGGCCTGCTGCGCGTGGAAGGCAAGGAGTACGTCGTCCAGGACGGCGACTGCATGCACTTCCGCTTCAACGTGTAG
- a CDS encoding ArsR/SmtB family transcription factor produces the protein MAEPNRRFLLELLAEGGRSAGELVEALPSLTQPAVSRHLRVLREVGLVEVRPEAQRRIYTLCPERLVELDQWLSRYRRFWSDRLDALEQHLNTTHGTPRPNGKTR, from the coding sequence GTGGCCGAACCGAACCGCCGATTCCTCCTGGAGCTGCTCGCCGAGGGTGGGCGCTCGGCGGGCGAGCTCGTGGAGGCCCTGCCCTCTCTCACGCAGCCGGCGGTCTCGCGGCACCTGCGGGTGCTGCGCGAGGTCGGGCTCGTCGAGGTCCGCCCCGAGGCCCAACGCCGCATCTACACGCTGTGCCCGGAGCGCCTGGTCGAGCTGGACCAGTGGCTGAGCCGCTACCGCCGCTTCTGGTCCGACCGGCTCGATGCCCTCGAGCAGCACCTCAACACCACCCACGGCACCCCTCGCCCCAACGGAAAGACCAGGTAA
- a CDS encoding AtpZ/AtpI family protein, which yields MAEEPREKGGKEGDELSPTARQMQAAVPYISAVWKMVGGAVVGVLGGLLMDRWLGTKPWGLVGLSVVGIVVGFYGFLHEMTRLGKKK from the coding sequence ATGGCTGAGGAGCCCCGGGAGAAGGGTGGGAAGGAGGGCGACGAGCTGTCGCCCACCGCCCGGCAGATGCAGGCGGCCGTGCCCTACATCTCCGCGGTGTGGAAGATGGTCGGCGGGGCGGTGGTGGGCGTGCTGGGTGGCTTGCTGATGGACCGATGGCTGGGGACGAAGCCCTGGGGGTTGGTGGGGTTGAGCGTGGTGGGGATCGTCGTGGGCTTCTACGGGTTCCTCCACGAGATGACCCGGCTGGGGAAGAAGAAGTGA
- a CDS encoding SRPBCC family protein → MSTQLPIVARVTRRFTHPPERVFDAWLDPQQVRRWMAASIPRRKMASTAELLRVEIDARVGGTFSFVELRDGEEVEHTGEYLELDRPRRLVFTWAVPKYSADRDRVSIDIVPQDTGCELTLLHEMKPEWAEYESRTVAGWTLMIDSIAGTLG, encoded by the coding sequence ATGAGCACCCAACTCCCAATCGTTGCCCGCGTCACCCGTCGCTTCACCCACCCGCCCGAGCGCGTCTTCGACGCCTGGCTTGATCCCCAGCAGGTCCGGCGCTGGATGGCGGCCTCCATCCCCCGACGCAAGATGGCGTCCACGGCCGAGTTGCTGCGCGTGGAGATCGACGCGAGGGTCGGAGGCACCTTCTCCTTCGTGGAGCTGCGAGACGGAGAGGAGGTCGAACACACCGGCGAGTATCTCGAGCTCGACCGGCCCCGCCGCCTCGTGTTCACGTGGGCGGTCCCCAAGTACTCGGCCGACCGGGACCGGGTGAGCATCGACATCGTCCCCCAGGACACCGGGTGCGAGCTCACCTTGCTCCACGAGATGAAGCCGGAGTGGGCCGAGTACGAGAGCCGCACCGTGGCCGGCTGGACGCTCATGATCGACTCGATCGCCGGGACGCTCGGCTAG
- the atpB gene encoding F0F1 ATP synthase subunit A, protein MRKAMVLIASLFAASVYAASAAPAEGAEHGKEDVAGYILHHVADSHEYEFEVPLSHDHVAIHLPEIYIPFHEGACTPTMTDHGNVVPGITQGCLDLSITKHTVMMWVATALLLATIFIWSNRDKSKLVPRGAGANLFEMLVLFVRDELAIKNIGKEEGPRYVPFLLTAFFFILFMNLLGLFPWMATATGNIAVTCALAICTFIVTQIAGIRAAGLGGYLKHLTGGVHPLLWPIMIPVEILGLFTKPFALTMRLFANMLAGHIVIFFLLGLIFLMGSAAVGLVAVPFAMGIYFLELFVAFVQAYVFTMLSALFIGMSVAMGHHHDHGDHGADLGHGHAEGGASHDHGRAHM, encoded by the coding sequence ATGCGCAAGGCAATGGTCCTGATCGCCAGTCTGTTCGCGGCTTCGGTGTACGCCGCGTCGGCGGCGCCCGCCGAGGGCGCTGAGCACGGCAAGGAGGACGTGGCGGGCTACATCCTCCACCACGTGGCGGACTCGCACGAGTACGAGTTCGAGGTTCCCCTCAGCCACGACCACGTCGCCATCCACCTGCCGGAGATCTACATCCCCTTCCACGAGGGGGCCTGTACGCCGACGATGACGGACCACGGCAATGTGGTGCCGGGCATCACCCAGGGCTGCCTGGATCTGTCCATCACCAAGCACACGGTGATGATGTGGGTGGCGACGGCGCTGCTGCTGGCCACCATCTTCATCTGGAGCAACCGCGACAAGTCGAAGCTGGTGCCGCGCGGGGCGGGCGCCAACCTGTTCGAGATGCTGGTGCTCTTCGTGCGCGACGAGCTGGCCATCAAGAACATCGGCAAGGAGGAGGGCCCGCGCTACGTGCCCTTCCTGCTCACCGCGTTCTTCTTCATCCTCTTCATGAACCTGCTGGGCCTGTTCCCGTGGATGGCGACCGCCACCGGTAACATCGCCGTCACCTGCGCCCTGGCCATCTGCACCTTCATCGTCACGCAGATCGCCGGCATCCGCGCGGCGGGCCTCGGTGGCTACCTGAAGCACCTGACCGGCGGCGTTCACCCGCTGCTGTGGCCCATCATGATTCCGGTCGAGATCCTCGGCCTGTTCACCAAGCCCTTCGCCCTGACGATGCGTCTGTTCGCCAACATGCTGGCGGGCCACATCGTCATCTTCTTCCTGCTGGGCCTCATCTTCCTGATGGGCAGCGCGGCGGTGGGCCTGGTGGCGGTGCCCTTCGCCATGGGCATCTACTTCCTGGAGCTCTTCGTCGCCTTCGTGCAGGCCTACGTCTTCACCATGCTGTCGGCGCTCTTCATCGGCATGAGCGTGGCGATGGGCCACCACCACGACCACGGTGACCACGGCGCGGACCTGGGCCACGGCCACGCCGAGGGCGGCGCCAGCCACGACCACGGTCGGGCGCACATGTAA
- the atpF gene encoding F0F1 ATP synthase subunit B: MLPTVLAASFLEVRPGLIFWTLITFVAVLVVLRWKAWGPILSLVEEREKQIASAIESAKRERAEAEKLLADQKTAIAEARRDAAEMMRKNQQDVEKYREELMAKSRKEAEEFKAQARREIEDQKTKAIAEVRTMAVDLALEVAGKLIAERMDDSKHRALAEQFVKGLPVGPGGTPRA; the protein is encoded by the coding sequence ATGCTGCCTACCGTCCTCGCCGCCAGCTTCCTGGAGGTCCGCCCGGGCCTCATCTTCTGGACCCTCATCACCTTCGTCGCCGTGCTCGTGGTGCTGCGCTGGAAGGCGTGGGGCCCCATCCTGTCGCTGGTGGAGGAGCGCGAGAAGCAGATCGCCAGCGCCATCGAGAGCGCCAAGCGTGAGCGCGCCGAGGCCGAGAAGCTGCTGGCCGACCAGAAGACGGCCATCGCCGAGGCGCGTCGCGACGCCGCGGAGATGATGCGCAAGAACCAGCAGGACGTGGAGAAGTACCGCGAGGAGCTGATGGCCAAGAGCCGCAAGGAGGCCGAGGAGTTCAAGGCCCAGGCGCGCCGCGAAATCGAGGACCAGAAGACCAAGGCCATCGCGGAGGTTCGGACGATGGCGGTGGACCTGGCCCTCGAGGTGGCGGGCAAGCTCATCGCCGAGCGCATGGACGACAGCAAGCACCGCGCCCTGGCCGAGCAGTTCGTGAAGGGCCTGCCGGTCGGTCCTGGCGGCACGCCGCGCGCCTAA
- a CDS encoding SRPBCC domain-containing protein yields the protein MPQDKRTGTITLQEDVATLTFERRIPHPIEAVWAAITEPQQRAVWFGATTALETRVGGAIEMVADGPPSPPEVRHMVGKIRVWEPPRVFEHEWHQRIVGDREVASHYGATFSAARA from the coding sequence ATGCCCCAGGACAAGCGAACCGGCACCATCACCCTCCAGGAGGACGTCGCCACCCTCACCTTCGAGCGGCGCATCCCCCATCCGATCGAAGCGGTCTGGGCCGCCATCACAGAGCCCCAGCAGCGCGCCGTCTGGTTCGGCGCCACCACCGCCCTGGAGACGCGCGTGGGCGGAGCGATCGAGATGGTCGCCGACGGCCCGCCCTCGCCGCCCGAGGTGCGCCACATGGTCGGGAAGATCCGCGTCTGGGAGCCGCCCCGCGTGTTCGAGCACGAGTGGCACCAGCGCATCGTCGGCGACAGAGAGGTGGCGAGCCACTACGGCGCGACGTTCTCGGCCGCCCGCGCATAA
- a CDS encoding ATP synthase F0 subunit C, with protein sequence MTNVALAFLAAGIGAGLSIIGAALGIGKLAAAAMEATGRQPAAGGDIRTSMIIAAALIEGATLFALVICILLATKT encoded by the coding sequence ATGACCAACGTCGCTCTCGCGTTCCTCGCCGCCGGTATCGGCGCCGGCCTCTCCATCATTGGCGCCGCCCTCGGCATCGGCAAGCTGGCCGCCGCCGCCATGGAGGCCACGGGCCGTCAGCCGGCCGCCGGCGGTGACATCCGCACCTCCATGATCATCGCCGCGGCGCTCATCGAAGGCGCCACGCTGTTCGCGCTGGTGATCTGCATCCTGCTCGCGACGAAGACCTAA
- a CDS encoding methyl-accepting chemotaxis protein, with product MVLRKSLATKLLIALCTTIFLALGLLVWVLNRELSHVAQSEASRIATQEAQHAADLINAQLDEAMIPARTIAQMLLAQKVTGPADRRLADAQLRKILEDNPHLLGIWTVWEPNAFDGKDADFANTPGTDATGRYLPYWNRGAGYIQREVNVDYQHETLGGPSDYYLLPQRSKNEVIMNPFSYTVAGKLTLLTSAIVPIFLDGKFLGVVGADLSLEHIQQEVAKVQPFGTGHALLLSNNAAYASHPSAELRGKPIGTSPAETLMKTTLSSGNKSVGRVHSELLQGEAIEVVVPFRIGRTTTPWALAVFVPLDQVLAPANDLRRFMILYGMLAIGVLAIAVILVVRRITEPLGSLSAVASRIAEGDLTGKIDHRSSDEIGLLAEAFRSMQDRLAQVIGEVREGATVLSSASSQLSMMSQSLSSGTSEQAATAEEMTSNLHRMSSSIGKNADSSRRVEALALQGTSAAEECSRAVSETVEAMKQIASRISVIDEIAYQTNLLALNAAIEAARAGTHGLGFAVVASEVRKLAEGSQSSAKQIVALTTSSVKIAERSGALLRGLVPSIGATTELVKDVATLSHEQASGVGQLSRAMVALNETTQQSASAAEELSGMAEELATQAETLLQRMSFFRVTEPHPREEGTARPGEPLFALGRPGAPLSHLSNQRQLPEPPRNEVLAKNELRAD from the coding sequence ATGGTTCTCCGTAAGAGTCTCGCGACGAAGCTGCTCATCGCCCTTTGCACCACCATCTTCCTGGCCCTGGGCCTCCTTGTCTGGGTCCTCAACCGGGAGCTGTCACACGTCGCCCAGAGCGAGGCGTCCCGGATCGCGACCCAGGAGGCCCAGCACGCCGCGGACCTCATCAACGCCCAGCTCGATGAGGCGATGATCCCCGCCAGGACGATCGCGCAGATGCTCCTGGCCCAGAAGGTCACCGGTCCGGCGGACCGCCGCCTTGCTGACGCCCAGCTCCGAAAGATCCTCGAGGACAACCCCCACCTCCTGGGCATCTGGACGGTGTGGGAGCCGAACGCGTTCGACGGGAAGGACGCGGACTTCGCCAACACCCCTGGTACGGACGCGACGGGGCGCTACCTCCCCTACTGGAACCGCGGTGCCGGATACATCCAGCGCGAGGTCAACGTCGATTACCAACACGAGACCTTGGGGGGACCGAGCGACTATTACCTCCTCCCCCAGCGGAGCAAGAACGAGGTCATCATGAACCCGTTCTCCTACACCGTCGCCGGTAAGCTGACGCTGCTCACCAGCGCCATCGTTCCGATCTTCCTCGACGGCAAGTTCCTCGGGGTCGTGGGCGCGGATCTCTCGCTCGAGCACATCCAGCAGGAGGTCGCGAAGGTCCAGCCCTTCGGAACCGGACATGCCCTCCTCCTCTCGAACAACGCCGCCTACGCCTCGCACCCCTCGGCGGAGCTTCGCGGAAAACCGATCGGGACCTCGCCCGCCGAGACGCTGATGAAGACCACGCTCTCGAGCGGGAACAAGAGCGTGGGCCGTGTCCACTCGGAGCTGCTCCAGGGCGAGGCGATTGAAGTGGTGGTTCCCTTCCGCATCGGCAGGACCACGACACCGTGGGCCCTGGCCGTCTTCGTGCCGCTCGACCAGGTGCTCGCGCCGGCCAACGACCTGCGCCGGTTCATGATTCTGTACGGCATGCTCGCGATAGGGGTGCTGGCCATCGCGGTCATCCTCGTGGTCCGCCGCATCACGGAGCCGCTCGGGTCGCTCTCCGCCGTCGCCTCTCGCATCGCCGAGGGCGATCTCACCGGAAAGATCGACCACCGCTCCTCCGACGAGATCGGCCTGCTGGCCGAGGCCTTCCGCTCGATGCAGGACCGGCTGGCGCAGGTGATTGGAGAAGTGCGCGAGGGCGCGACGGTGCTCTCCTCGGCCTCCTCGCAGCTGTCAATGATGTCCCAGTCGCTCTCGAGCGGCACGAGCGAGCAGGCCGCGACGGCCGAGGAGATGACGTCGAACCTCCACCGGATGAGCTCCTCCATCGGCAAGAACGCCGACAGCAGCCGCCGCGTCGAGGCGCTCGCGCTCCAGGGCACCTCCGCCGCCGAGGAGTGCAGTCGGGCCGTCTCCGAGACCGTGGAGGCGATGAAGCAGATCGCCTCTCGCATCTCCGTCATCGACGAGATCGCCTACCAGACGAACCTGCTCGCGCTCAACGCCGCCATCGAAGCGGCGCGCGCGGGCACGCACGGCCTGGGCTTCGCGGTCGTCGCGTCCGAGGTCCGCAAGCTCGCGGAAGGAAGCCAGTCCTCCGCGAAGCAGATCGTCGCGCTGACGACGAGCAGCGTGAAGATCGCCGAGCGCTCGGGAGCGCTGCTCCGAGGGCTCGTCCCGTCGATCGGCGCGACGACCGAGCTGGTGAAGGACGTTGCCACCCTATCGCATGAGCAGGCGTCGGGCGTCGGGCAGCTCAGCAGGGCGATGGTCGCCCTGAACGAGACGACGCAGCAGAGCGCCTCGGCCGCCGAGGAGCTGTCGGGCATGGCGGAGGAGCTGGCGACCCAGGCGGAGACCCTGCTGCAGCGGATGAGCTTCTTCCGCGTGACCGAGCCCCACCCCCGCGAGGAGGGCACTGCCCGCCCCGGCGAGCCGCTCTTCGCGCTCGGGCGTCCTGGCGCTCCGCTGTCGCACCTCTCGAATCAGCGGCAGCTCCCGGAGCCTCCGCGGAACGAAGTGCTCGCGAAGAACGAACTCCGGGCCGACTGA
- a CDS encoding putative metal-binding motif-containing protein, translated as MSPTPQRLVCSGLLALVLCATLFGACYETPPLDGYYTCSQDSECADGGLVCDDGVCCSERGEPLCLSRVLDGGMCADGGTATRYFRDEDGDGYGNLTEPLLRCAVPTTLQVATNDDDCNDNPAANGVLFYPAAPEQCDGRDNDCDGDIDEGLDGGLWFQDDDQDGFGDPANARIFCQPPPGWTASMNDCAPANASIHPAASEVCNAVDDNCNGVTDDIAEAGQPCTVSGALGLCAQGRRICRSGADACEQTVFPVSDKCDGLDNNCDGTADDKPECGGPTTLINEPGVARGAKYLLTSLNGGPGSCVKDNAAAAPADSVSGSVWRGAGAGSHVFWAEQRDGGSWDLSRPGANLKLFGTFRSDGGVNSSGSRWSDHNQPVVLLCGPGGFLRLVHQGRLLQGAAPVLLQEIVRMPTADGGVGSWVVGGNSSPDILRVLRQVQRVEILIQPESVTPTPSFQADYTVDFGFP; from the coding sequence ATGTCTCCCACTCCGCAACGCCTCGTCTGCTCGGGCCTCTTGGCCCTCGTGCTGTGCGCCACGCTCTTTGGCGCCTGCTACGAAACCCCGCCCCTGGACGGGTACTACACCTGCTCCCAGGACTCCGAGTGCGCCGACGGCGGCCTCGTCTGTGATGACGGGGTGTGCTGCTCAGAGCGTGGAGAACCCCTGTGTCTCAGCCGTGTGCTGGACGGTGGCATGTGCGCCGATGGCGGCACGGCCACCCGCTACTTCCGCGACGAGGACGGAGACGGCTACGGCAACCTCACCGAGCCCCTGCTGCGCTGTGCCGTGCCGACCACGCTCCAGGTGGCCACCAACGACGACGACTGCAACGACAACCCCGCCGCCAACGGCGTCCTCTTCTACCCGGCGGCGCCCGAGCAGTGCGACGGCCGCGACAACGACTGTGACGGCGACATCGACGAGGGCCTCGATGGCGGTCTCTGGTTCCAGGACGACGACCAGGACGGCTTCGGAGACCCGGCCAACGCCCGCATCTTCTGCCAGCCCCCGCCCGGCTGGACCGCGAGCATGAACGACTGCGCGCCCGCCAACGCCAGCATCCATCCCGCCGCCTCCGAGGTCTGCAACGCCGTGGACGACAACTGCAACGGGGTGACCGACGACATCGCCGAGGCGGGACAGCCCTGCACCGTCTCCGGCGCCCTGGGCTTGTGCGCCCAGGGCCGGCGCATCTGCCGCTCTGGCGCCGACGCGTGCGAGCAGACCGTCTTCCCCGTCTCGGACAAGTGCGATGGCCTGGACAACAATTGCGACGGAACCGCGGACGACAAGCCCGAGTGCGGCGGGCCTACCACGTTGATCAACGAGCCGGGGGTGGCGCGGGGCGCCAAGTACCTGCTGACCAGCCTCAACGGAGGTCCTGGCTCCTGCGTGAAGGACAACGCGGCCGCCGCGCCCGCGGATAGCGTGTCGGGCAGTGTGTGGCGCGGCGCCGGCGCCGGCAGCCACGTCTTCTGGGCCGAGCAGCGGGATGGCGGCTCGTGGGACCTCAGCCGGCCGGGGGCCAACCTCAAGCTCTTCGGCACCTTCCGCAGCGACGGAGGCGTCAACTCCTCGGGCAGCCGCTGGAGCGACCACAACCAGCCCGTGGTGCTCCTATGTGGGCCCGGGGGCTTCCTGCGGCTCGTTCACCAGGGCCGCCTGCTCCAGGGGGCGGCTCCCGTTCTCCTCCAGGAGATCGTCCGGATGCCCACCGCGGATGGCGGGGTGGGAAGCTGGGTGGTGGGTGGCAACAGCAGCCCGGACATCCTCCGCGTCCTGCGCCAGGTCCAGCGCGTGGAGATCCTCATCCAGCCCGAGTCCGTCACCCCGACACCGAGCTTCCAGGCGGACTACACGGTGGACTTTGGCTTCCCCTAG
- a CDS encoding citrate synthase family protein, with protein MVKSKGGRSPSRLDDRHEELLSAAEASTLLGVKRATLYTYVSRGLVRCVPERGTKENRYVRADVERLKARHDARAGHAAVASGALRWGEPVIDSSVTRVGAEGLAYRGHSAVELAVSGRSFEEVSELLWTGELPASPARWPVPELPFPPSTLVGLLPRDAPPLAVLSTVVPLLGVADAVRFAAPPEQERLRAQRLLRHLGAWVGAAHGAGRVTHALKEPTVAASLAQAWGVAAKRAPELLDRALVLCADHELNVSTFAARVTASSGADLYACVSAALAALSGPRHGGACDRIEALMQEVGRPERAATVVRERLRRGESVPGFGHTLYPDGDPRTPPLLEVAWAVRPEPVAVRVVRAVAEAMREAGHPPPTVDLGLVALASALGLPPGAATAVFAVGRAAGWVAHVLEQREQGHLLRPRARYVEPSTVRTG; from the coding sequence ATGGTGAAGAGCAAGGGAGGGCGTTCTCCATCTCGATTGGACGATCGCCATGAGGAGCTGCTGTCGGCGGCCGAGGCTTCAACACTCCTGGGAGTGAAGCGAGCGACGCTCTACACGTACGTGAGCCGAGGGCTCGTGCGCTGCGTGCCCGAACGGGGGACGAAGGAGAACCGCTATGTGCGCGCGGACGTGGAGCGCCTGAAGGCGCGGCATGACGCGCGAGCGGGACACGCAGCGGTGGCCTCGGGAGCGCTGCGGTGGGGCGAGCCAGTCATCGACTCCTCGGTGACGCGAGTGGGGGCGGAGGGGTTGGCCTACCGAGGACACTCCGCGGTAGAGCTGGCGGTGAGCGGGCGCTCCTTCGAGGAGGTGTCGGAGTTGCTGTGGACAGGCGAGTTGCCGGCCTCGCCCGCCCGCTGGCCCGTGCCAGAGCTTCCCTTCCCACCTTCCACGCTGGTGGGACTGCTCCCTCGGGATGCGCCCCCGCTGGCGGTGCTCTCGACGGTGGTGCCGCTGCTGGGCGTGGCGGATGCGGTCCGCTTCGCCGCGCCTCCGGAGCAGGAGCGGCTGCGAGCCCAGCGTCTGCTGCGCCACCTGGGCGCGTGGGTGGGCGCGGCACACGGCGCAGGCCGGGTAACCCATGCGCTGAAGGAGCCGACGGTGGCTGCCTCGCTGGCCCAGGCCTGGGGCGTGGCGGCGAAGCGAGCACCGGAGCTGCTCGATCGGGCGCTGGTGCTGTGCGCGGATCACGAGCTGAACGTCTCCACCTTCGCCGCGCGGGTGACGGCCTCCTCGGGAGCGGACCTGTACGCGTGCGTGAGCGCGGCGCTCGCGGCGCTCTCGGGCCCCCGGCATGGCGGGGCTTGCGATCGCATCGAGGCGCTGATGCAGGAGGTGGGCAGGCCCGAGCGCGCGGCCACGGTGGTGCGCGAGCGGCTGCGCCGGGGCGAGTCCGTGCCGGGCTTCGGACACACGCTCTACCCGGACGGAGACCCTCGCACCCCGCCCCTGCTGGAAGTGGCCTGGGCGGTGCGTCCGGAACCCGTGGCGGTGCGGGTGGTGCGCGCGGTGGCGGAGGCCATGCGCGAGGCGGGACACCCACCGCCCACGGTGGATCTCGGGCTGGTGGCGCTGGCCTCGGCGCTGGGGCTCCCGCCGGGCGCGGCGACGGCGGTGTTCGCGGTAGGACGCGCCGCGGGCTGGGTGGCTCACGTGCTAGAGCAACGCGAGCAGGGCCACCTGCTGCGCCCCCGCGCGCGGTATGTGGAACCCTCGACTGTGCGCACCGGGTGA
- a CDS encoding Rpn family recombination-promoting nuclease/putative transposase produces MSGPHDLFVRLTFGHPEHAAAELRAALPVELVSQVDWDTLHRESGSVIDPELRETESDLLFSARLRGGGALLFYVLIEHQSSVDRWMALRMLRYVVRQLERWRQEHPDQEVLPLILPLVLYHGPEGAWSAPRRVEELFEVPEGAQWPERWRALLPRFEYQVDDLTAERVEALLARPGPPLVRLAWRLLRYGRTEELAERLPGWQALFVQVQGTPHGLEALRAVVHYLLLVGDEAAQVATVEVLQAAVGAQRVEELMPTVGEKLIEQGRQQGLLEGLAKGQAQSVLRALVARGVYVDAESRQRILACRDMETLDRWFDRALTATRLSEVLEDVTP; encoded by the coding sequence ATGTCTGGCCCCCACGACCTCTTTGTCCGTCTCACCTTCGGTCACCCCGAGCATGCGGCGGCCGAGCTGCGCGCGGCCTTGCCTGTCGAGCTGGTGTCCCAGGTGGACTGGGACACGCTGCACCGGGAGTCAGGCTCCGTCATCGACCCGGAGCTGAGGGAGACCGAGAGCGACCTGCTCTTCTCCGCGCGGCTGCGTGGGGGCGGGGCGCTGCTCTTCTACGTGCTCATCGAGCACCAGTCGTCGGTGGACCGGTGGATGGCGCTGCGCATGCTGCGCTACGTGGTTCGCCAGTTGGAGCGCTGGCGACAGGAACACCCGGATCAGGAGGTGCTGCCGCTCATCCTCCCGCTGGTGCTGTACCACGGGCCGGAGGGGGCTTGGAGCGCCCCTCGCCGGGTGGAAGAGCTCTTCGAGGTGCCTGAAGGAGCGCAGTGGCCCGAGCGCTGGAGGGCGTTGCTTCCGCGCTTCGAGTACCAGGTGGATGACTTGACGGCCGAGAGGGTTGAGGCGCTGCTGGCGCGCCCAGGCCCGCCCCTGGTGCGGCTGGCGTGGCGGCTCCTTCGGTATGGGCGCACCGAGGAGCTGGCGGAACGGCTACCGGGCTGGCAGGCGCTCTTCGTCCAGGTTCAGGGCACGCCTCATGGCTTGGAGGCTCTCCGTGCAGTAGTTCATTACCTGCTGCTGGTGGGAGATGAAGCGGCACAAGTCGCTACGGTAGAGGTATTACAGGCAGCCGTAGGTGCTCAGCGAGTGGAGGAACTGATGCCGACCGTGGGAGAGAAGCTCATTGAGCAGGGGCGTCAGCAGGGACTTCTGGAGGGATTGGCCAAGGGACAAGCCCAGAGTGTGCTTCGGGCGCTCGTTGCGCGGGGCGTGTACGTGGATGCCGAGTCCCGCCAGCGCATCCTGGCGTGCAGAGACATGGAAACCCTGGATCGCTGGTTCGATCGCGCCCTGACCGCCACCCGCCTCTCGGAGGTCCTGGAGGACGTGACCCCCTGA